The following are from one region of the Euwallacea similis isolate ESF13 chromosome 31, ESF131.1, whole genome shotgun sequence genome:
- the LOC136417982 gene encoding uncharacterized protein isoform X3: MITFRLLVLSALLALTATFPLKLNRLSRSASPHHFKKHGGNPLFNGILGGYGGHGYEGNYGGHGGYPIGGYNIGYGGHPGGYSGQAQAQAQAGAIAGGHGGASAISQAQSQSASFGFGPFSATISQAQAQASANAGGGGQFY, encoded by the exons ATGATCACCTTTAGACTTTTGGTTCTTTCAGCACTTTTAGCACTTACAGCGACATTTCCTCTGA AGCTCAACAGATTATCTCGTTCAGCATCTCCCCACCATTTCAAGAAACACGGAGGAAACCCACTTTTCAACGGGATTCTAGGTGGGTACGGAGGTCATGGGTATGAAGGGAACTACGGGGGTCATGGGGGATACCCGATAGGAGGATACAATATCGGATACGGAGGACATCCAGGGGGGTATAGCGGACAAGCTCAGGCACAAG CTCAAGCGGGAGCGATTGCAGGCGGACATGGAGGAGCTAGTGCAATATCGCAAGCTCAATCTCAGTCGGCTTCCTTTGGGTTCGGTCCATTTTCTGCGACAATCTCTCAGGCCCAGGCGCAGGCTTCGGCAAATGCAGGCGGCGGTGGCCAATT ttactGA
- the LOC136417981 gene encoding BLOC-1-related complex subunit 8 homolog — translation MSYNADSDLEVMVRKATERISENMHIVANEPSLAFYRLQQHVRKAINPMVDLRSEVNKLHTELQGRCYDMEYAAGALKSMKNADESFANIRENLKNAIFLKQQLKYEKSRRKKVDSSSVYKRLSAHITLDLPELPELSDVVRETANRVESIMSKATHSNTS, via the exons ATGTCATACAATGCCGATTCAGATCTGGAGGTAATGGTACGAAAAG CCACTGAAAGAATATCTGAGAATATGCACATAGTAGCAAATGAGCCGTCTCTGGCATTTTATAGACTGCAGCAACATGTGCGAAAGGCAATAAATCCCATGGTAGATCTTCGATCAGAAGTGAACAAATTACATACAGAATTGCAAGGGCGGTGTTACGATATGGAATATGCAGCAGG aGCCCttaaatcaatgaaaaatgcAGATGAAAGTTTTGCAAACATAcgtgaaaacttaaaaaatgctatCTTCCTAAAGCAACAACTCAAATATGAGAAATCAAGAAGAAAGAAGGTTGACTCAAGTTCTGTTTACAAGAGACTGTCTGCACATATTACACTTGATTTGCCTGAGCTTCCTGAACTTTCAGATGTAGTAAGAGAAACTGCTAATCGTGTAGAGAGTATTATGAGTAAGGCAACCCATTCAAATAcgagttaa
- the LOC136417961 gene encoding furin-like protease 1 isoform X1, with the protein MTMKFYFNLVCVVTVIVSCIQFTHAHYTQQWAVHIPGGSEVATQVARDHGFLNHGLIFEDHYFFSHYHVAKRSLYPNSEKKVRLAADTRVLWASQQLAKKRSKRDMRLQDSDPKWGSMWYLNRGDGFDMNVIPAWLDGVTGKGAVVTILDDGLEKDHPDLVKNYDPLASYDVNNQDSDPSPRYDMIDSNRHGTRCAGEVAATSNNSICALGVAHGAQVGGVRMLDGDVTDAVEARSLSLNPQHIDIYSASWGPDDDGKTVDGPGELATRAFIEGVTKGRNGKGSIFVWASGNGGRDHDNCNCDGYTNSIYSLSISSATEHGNVPWYSEACSSTLASTYSSGAVTERQVVTTDLRHACTSSHTGTSASAPLAAGICALALEANPNLTWRDMQHIVVRTARPQHLTASDWQVNGVGRNVSHSFGYGLMDAYAMVLLARNWITVPEQHKCEVSAPEAAKPIPAKSSVLVPLEVTECEGVENLEHVQAKLTIYAQRRGDLKIQLTSPMGTKVTLLAKRDHDNSRAGFNNWPFMSVHSWGESPLGTWKLEIHNDGRLMAHIKLWDLTLYGTATPPAYDSKQTEGGISISEVYKDVLDNSIDNSPNWKGGAENRKDTLEVEETEKSTSSSCRSGNGNFCLECNPDYVLHNWKCIRSCPPGFYDSRNDLNPNSEDANLPSNAKCLLCHYSCMKCRGSMDYQCTACFGDAFLYNRSRSENYCYPSHLMSDVFSEKWYFIVVLVVIGCSMLLLLLAFLYYKKKPSGYNILRTEEENSKVGAFTYND; encoded by the exons atatttgaagatcattattttttctcgcATTATCACGTTGCCAAACGTTCGCTATATCCGAATTCAGAGAAAAAAGTCAGGTTGGCCGCTGACACTCGAGTGCTCTGGGCCTCCCAACAGTTGGCCAAGAAACGTTCCAAAAGAGACATGCGGCTCCAAGATTCTGACCCTAAATGGGGCAGCATGTGGTATTTG AATCGGGGCGATGGATTCGACATGAACGTTATACCAGCTTGGTTGGACGGTGTCACAGGAAAAGGCGCCGTCGTCACAATACTGGATGATGGTCTTGAAAAAGATCATCCtgatttagtaaaaaattat GATCCCTTGGCGTCCTACGATGTCAATAATCAAGATTCGGATCCGAGTCCTCGCTATGACATGATCGATTCAAACAGACATGGTACAAGATGTGCCGGAGAAGTGGCCGCCACCAGTAACAACAGTATCTGTGCATTAGGGGTGGCACATGGAGCACAAGTAGGTGGCGTACGCATGCTCGATGGTGATGTGACAGATGCGGTTGAGGCAAGAAGTTTGAGTCTAAATCCGCAGCATATTGATATCTACAGTGCCTCTTGGGGTCCCGATGACGATGGGAAAACCGTTGATGGTCCTGGAGAGCTGGCCACTAGGGCCTTTATTGAGGGAGTCACTAAG GGTCGCAACGGTAAGGGTTCAATCTTCGTATGGGCCTCGGGGAACGGCGGTAGAGATCACGACAATTGCAACTGTGATGGCTACACTAATTCCATATATAGTTTATCGATTTCGAGTGCCACAGAGCATGGAAATGTTCCCTGGTATAGTGAGGCTTGTAGCTCGACTCTTGCCTCGACTTACAGCAGCGGGGCGGTTACTGAACGTCAAGTAGTTACGACCGACTTAAGACATGCATGCACCAGCAGTCATACGGGGACTAGTGCAAGTGCTCCGCTCGCAGCGGGCATCTGCGCACTAGCCCTTGAAGCAAATCCGAATTTAACCTGGAGAGATATGCAACATATTGTAGTGCGAACTGCAAGACCTCAGCATTTGACAGCTAGTGATTGGCAAGTGAATGGAGTGGGTAGGAACGTTTCTCACAGTTTTGGCTACGGCCTTATGGATGCGTATGCCATGGTGCTTCTTGCGAGGAATTGGATTACGGTCCCTGAGCAACATAAATGTGAGGTTTCAGCTCCGGAGGCTGCTAA ACCCATTCCGGCAAAGAGCTCGGTGTTAGTTCCGTTAGAAGTCACAGAATGTGAAGGGGTCGAAAATTTGGAGCATGTCCAAGCCAAACTGACCATTTATGCCCAGAGGAGGGgagatttgaaaattcagCTCACCTCTCCAATGGGCACGAAAGTCACTCTTCTCGCAAAACGAGATCATGATAATTCGAGGGCAGGTTTTAACAATTGGCCCTTTATGTCAGTGCATTCTTGGGGAGAATCACCGCTGGGAACTTGGAAGCTCGAAATTCATAATGATGGTCGGCTTATGG CTCACATAAAACTATGGGATCTAACCCTTTATGGCACAGCAACTCCACCAGCCTATGACTCAAAACAAACTGAAGGTGGAATTTCAATATCAGAGGTGTACAAAGATGTTCTGGATAATTCAATAGACAATTCTCCGAACTGGAAAGGGGGCGCAGAG AATCGCAAAGACACACTTGAAGTCGAAGAAACTGAGAAGAGCACTTCGTCTTCCTGCAGAAGCGGCAACGGCAATTTTTGTTTAG AATGTAATCCGGACTACGTCTTGCACAACTGGAAGTGCATTCGCAGTTGCCCTCCTGGATTCTATGATAGCAGAAACGATTTGAATCCGAATTCGGAGGACGCCAACTTGCCCAGTAATGCCAAATGTTTGCTGTGCCATTATAGTTGTATGAAATGTAGGGGATCTATGGACTACCAATGCACGGCGTGCTTTGGTGATGCCTTCCTGTACAATAGATCCCGATCAGAAAACTACTGCTACCCATCGCACTTGATGTCCGATGTATTTTCCgaaaaatggtattttataGTGGTACTAGTTGTAATAGGTTGCAGTATGCTGCTTttattattagcatttttatattataagaaAAAGCCCAGTGGCTATAACATACTTAGAACGGAAGAAGAAAATAGCAAAGTGGGTGCTTTCACCTATAACGACTGA
- the LOC136417982 gene encoding uncharacterized protein isoform X1, whose product MKLFHTLCTHCIFHVDNKQLHATIFVFSELNRLSRSASPHHFKKHGGNPLFNGILGGYGGHGYEGNYGGHGGYPIGGYNIGYGGHPGGYSGQAQAQAQAGAIAGGHGGASAISQAQSQSASFGFGPFSATISQAQAQASANAGGGGQFY is encoded by the exons ATGAAGTTATTCCATACTTTATGTACGCACTGTATATTTCACGTAGACAACAAACAACTTCATGCCACTATCTTCGTATTCTCAGAGCTCAACAGATTATCTCGTTCAGCATCTCCCCACCATTTCAAGAAACACGGAGGAAACCCACTTTTCAACGGGATTCTAGGTGGGTACGGAGGTCATGGGTATGAAGGGAACTACGGGGGTCATGGGGGATACCCGATAGGAGGATACAATATCGGATACGGAGGACATCCAGGGGGGTATAGCGGACAAGCTCAGGCACAAG CTCAAGCGGGAGCGATTGCAGGCGGACATGGAGGAGCTAGTGCAATATCGCAAGCTCAATCTCAGTCGGCTTCCTTTGGGTTCGGTCCATTTTCTGCGACAATCTCTCAGGCCCAGGCGCAGGCTTCGGCAAATGCAGGCGGCGGTGGCCAATT ttactGA
- the LOC136417982 gene encoding uncharacterized protein isoform X4 yields MIKKEILIEEWRKFQSVKLQKRLKMNHPCRLEVMNPIIVIDTTLKFITQGERKIVFSGDQEFQYVILMEHINGYMPNQREGTIQISYRNQMQAVLTFPTPIYYTAALRALENVLRDEIGNALTPPSSGESRHNNSNSSNEDI; encoded by the exons atgataaaaa aaGAAATCTTAATAGAAGAGTGGAGAAAATTCCAAAGCGTTAAATTACAAAAGCGACTCAAAATGAATCATCCCTGCAGATTGGAAGTAATGAATCCAATAATAGTAATTGAtactactttaaaatttataacacaaggagagagaaaaattgtgttttctGGTGATCAAGAATTTCAGTATGTAATATTAATGGAACATATTAATGGATATATGCCCAACCAAAGGGAGGGTACGATTCAAATATCATACAGAAACCAAATGCAAGCTGTACTTACCTTTCCCACACCCATTTATTACACAGCTGCCTTAAGGGcattagaaaatgttttaag GGACGAAATTGGAAATGCACTCACACCACCATCAAGTGGTGAAAGTAGACACAATAATAGTAATAGTTCCAATGAAGATATATGa
- the LOC136417982 gene encoding uncharacterized protein isoform X2, with protein MIKKEILIEEWRKFQSVKLQKRLKMNHPCRLEVMNPIIVIDTTLKFITQGERKIVFSGDQEFQYVILMEHINGYMPNQREGTIQISYRNQMQAVLTFPTPIYYTAALRALENVLRAQQIISFSISPPFQETRRKPTFQRDSRWVRRSWV; from the exons atgataaaaa aaGAAATCTTAATAGAAGAGTGGAGAAAATTCCAAAGCGTTAAATTACAAAAGCGACTCAAAATGAATCATCCCTGCAGATTGGAAGTAATGAATCCAATAATAGTAATTGAtactactttaaaatttataacacaaggagagagaaaaattgtgttttctGGTGATCAAGAATTTCAGTATGTAATATTAATGGAACATATTAATGGATATATGCCCAACCAAAGGGAGGGTACGATTCAAATATCATACAGAAACCAAATGCAAGCTGTACTTACCTTTCCCACACCCATTTATTACACAGCTGCCTTAAGGGcattagaaaatgttttaag AGCTCAACAGATTATCTCGTTCAGCATCTCCCCACCATTTCAAGAAACACGGAGGAAACCCACTTTTCAACGGGATTCTAGGTGGGTACGGAGGTCATGGGTATGA
- the LOC136417961 gene encoding proprotein convertase subtilisin/kexin type 4-like isoform X2 — protein sequence MTMKFYFNLVCVVTVIVSCIQFTHAHYTQQWAVHIPGGSEVATQVARDHGFLNHGLIFEDHYFFSHYHVAKRSLYPNSEKKVRLAADTRVLWASQQLAKKRSKRDMRLQDSDPKWGSMWYLNRGDGFDMNVIPAWLDGVTGKGAVVTILDDGLEKDHPDLVKNYDPLASYDVNNQDSDPSPRYDMIDSNRHGTRCAGEVAATSNNSICALGVAHGAQVGGVRMLDGDVTDAVEARSLSLNPQHIDIYSASWGPDDDGKTVDGPGELATRAFIEGVTKGRNGKGSIFVWASGNGGRDHDNCNCDGYTNSIYSLSISSATEHGNVPWYSEACSSTLASTYSSGAVTERQVVTTDLRHACTSSHTGTSASAPLAAGICALALEANPNLTWRDMQHIVVRTARPQHLTASDWQVNGVGRNVSHSFGYGLMDAYAMVLLARNWITVPEQHKCEVSAPEAAKPIPAKSSVLVPLEVTECEGVENLEHVQAKLTIYAQRRGDLKIQLTSPMGTKVTLLAKRDHDNSRAGFNNWPFMSVHSWGESPLGTWKLEIHNDGRLMGRASLQNWSLVLYGTKQFLSFSSITNESAVSNKNKSSRVLNKKIKSKQKILQKIKNQRQPAHSTKSAKVSSKAKPRQMGVSKGKYSVANVFNNTISSVISKNKSKSLIASSTTSMPSDFSPYFYAVSNNKLKLSHENMVKHYLKFVKNVTITYPVMIPARDSTEKKNFKKSQKLKEKSRDVNFSQNIKPLIPNNAEKSSTSKETKAHIKLWDLTLYGTATPPAYDSKQTEGGISISEVYKDVLDNSIDNSPNWKGGAENRKDTLEVEETEKSTSSSCRSGNGNFCLECNPDYVLHNWKCIRSCPPGFYDSRNDLNPNSEDANLPSNAKCLLCHYSCMKCRGSMDYQCTACFGDAFLYNRSRSENYCYPSHLMSDVFSEKWYFIVVLVVIGCSMLLLLLAFLYYKKKPSGYNILRTEEENSKVGAFTYND from the exons atatttgaagatcattattttttctcgcATTATCACGTTGCCAAACGTTCGCTATATCCGAATTCAGAGAAAAAAGTCAGGTTGGCCGCTGACACTCGAGTGCTCTGGGCCTCCCAACAGTTGGCCAAGAAACGTTCCAAAAGAGACATGCGGCTCCAAGATTCTGACCCTAAATGGGGCAGCATGTGGTATTTG AATCGGGGCGATGGATTCGACATGAACGTTATACCAGCTTGGTTGGACGGTGTCACAGGAAAAGGCGCCGTCGTCACAATACTGGATGATGGTCTTGAAAAAGATCATCCtgatttagtaaaaaattat GATCCCTTGGCGTCCTACGATGTCAATAATCAAGATTCGGATCCGAGTCCTCGCTATGACATGATCGATTCAAACAGACATGGTACAAGATGTGCCGGAGAAGTGGCCGCCACCAGTAACAACAGTATCTGTGCATTAGGGGTGGCACATGGAGCACAAGTAGGTGGCGTACGCATGCTCGATGGTGATGTGACAGATGCGGTTGAGGCAAGAAGTTTGAGTCTAAATCCGCAGCATATTGATATCTACAGTGCCTCTTGGGGTCCCGATGACGATGGGAAAACCGTTGATGGTCCTGGAGAGCTGGCCACTAGGGCCTTTATTGAGGGAGTCACTAAG GGTCGCAACGGTAAGGGTTCAATCTTCGTATGGGCCTCGGGGAACGGCGGTAGAGATCACGACAATTGCAACTGTGATGGCTACACTAATTCCATATATAGTTTATCGATTTCGAGTGCCACAGAGCATGGAAATGTTCCCTGGTATAGTGAGGCTTGTAGCTCGACTCTTGCCTCGACTTACAGCAGCGGGGCGGTTACTGAACGTCAAGTAGTTACGACCGACTTAAGACATGCATGCACCAGCAGTCATACGGGGACTAGTGCAAGTGCTCCGCTCGCAGCGGGCATCTGCGCACTAGCCCTTGAAGCAAATCCGAATTTAACCTGGAGAGATATGCAACATATTGTAGTGCGAACTGCAAGACCTCAGCATTTGACAGCTAGTGATTGGCAAGTGAATGGAGTGGGTAGGAACGTTTCTCACAGTTTTGGCTACGGCCTTATGGATGCGTATGCCATGGTGCTTCTTGCGAGGAATTGGATTACGGTCCCTGAGCAACATAAATGTGAGGTTTCAGCTCCGGAGGCTGCTAA ACCCATTCCGGCAAAGAGCTCGGTGTTAGTTCCGTTAGAAGTCACAGAATGTGAAGGGGTCGAAAATTTGGAGCATGTCCAAGCCAAACTGACCATTTATGCCCAGAGGAGGGgagatttgaaaattcagCTCACCTCTCCAATGGGCACGAAAGTCACTCTTCTCGCAAAACGAGATCATGATAATTCGAGGGCAGGTTTTAACAATTGGCCCTTTATGTCAGTGCATTCTTGGGGAGAATCACCGCTGGGAACTTGGAAGCTCGAAATTCATAATGATGGTCGGCTTATGG GAAGAGCATCGTTACAGAATTGGTCCTTGGTATTATATGGGACGAAACAATTTTTGTCGTTCTCATCGATAACTAACGAGTCAGCAGTATCGAACAAAAATAAGTCGTCTAgagtattaaataaaaaaattaagtcgaaacaaaaaattttgcaaaaaattaaaaatcagcGGCAACCAGCGCACAGTACAAAGTCTGCTAAAGTTTCGTCTAAAGCTAAACCCAGACAAATGGGTGTCTctaaaggaaaatattcagTTGCCAACGTTTTTAACAACACAATTTCCAgcgttatttcaaaaaataaaagcaagtCTTTGATTGCATCTAGTACTACTTCTATGCCTAGCGACTTCTCACCTTACTTCTATGCAGTCTCGAACAACAAATTGAAGTTAAGTCACGAGAATATGGTCAAgcattatttaaagtttgttaaaaatgtcACTATCACATATCCAGTTATGATACCGGCTAGGGATTCCaccgaaaagaaaaatttcaagaaaagccaaaaattaaaggaaaagaGCCGCGACGTTAATTTCAGTCAAAACATTAAGCCGCTTATTCCAAATAATGCCGAAAAGTCCTCTACTAGCAAAGAAACGAagg CTCACATAAAACTATGGGATCTAACCCTTTATGGCACAGCAACTCCACCAGCCTATGACTCAAAACAAACTGAAGGTGGAATTTCAATATCAGAGGTGTACAAAGATGTTCTGGATAATTCAATAGACAATTCTCCGAACTGGAAAGGGGGCGCAGAG AATCGCAAAGACACACTTGAAGTCGAAGAAACTGAGAAGAGCACTTCGTCTTCCTGCAGAAGCGGCAACGGCAATTTTTGTTTAG AATGTAATCCGGACTACGTCTTGCACAACTGGAAGTGCATTCGCAGTTGCCCTCCTGGATTCTATGATAGCAGAAACGATTTGAATCCGAATTCGGAGGACGCCAACTTGCCCAGTAATGCCAAATGTTTGCTGTGCCATTATAGTTGTATGAAATGTAGGGGATCTATGGACTACCAATGCACGGCGTGCTTTGGTGATGCCTTCCTGTACAATAGATCCCGATCAGAAAACTACTGCTACCCATCGCACTTGATGTCCGATGTATTTTCCgaaaaatggtattttataGTGGTACTAGTTGTAATAGGTTGCAGTATGCTGCTTttattattagcatttttatattataagaaAAAGCCCAGTGGCTATAACATACTTAGAACGGAAGAAGAAAATAGCAAAGTGGGTGCTTTCACCTATAACGACTGA